In Ischnura elegans chromosome 3, ioIscEleg1.1, whole genome shotgun sequence, the sequence AAAGTTTCTGACCTTAACAATGGATATCACTGCAATAGACAACTCTCGTCAACTTGATACCATCTTCCTTGACTTCTCCAAAGCTTTCGACACACTCCATCATCAACTCCTCCTTCATAAACTAAACCAGCAATTTGGCATAAATGGTAAGTTCCTTTGCCTTCTCACAAGCTTTCTTTCCCACAGAACCCAGCGTGTAATACTCGCTGGTGGATCTTCTTCTTGGTCTCCTGTGACGTCAGGAGTTCCTCAGGGCAGTGTCCTATGACCatatcttttcaatttatatattaatgatttTCCTTCCCACCTTCTGTCCTCCCGAACACAAACTCTTTTATATGCGGACGATTGCAAGATCTACAAGGAGATAAAAAACACCTCTGACTGCAGAGATCTCCAAATTGCCCTAAATACAGCTTCCCTGTGGTGTGACACTTGGAAATTAAAGCTCGAccctaaaaaatgcagcatcatgactattgcgttaaaaacacagcccatcactttcaactacaccataaattcatctcccttgaccagagttacgacgatgaaagatttgggcgttataaccgaccccaaactaaactatgtactccgaccacattcagactgtaaaaaagaaagccatgtctctgttaggccttctttaccgcttcacggaaattaaggaccccattgcacttcactcctatttctcaacgattgtccttcccatagttttgtgttgctctccaatttggtccatgtcagccccggcTAACCTAAAATACctcgattgcatcccccacttctttgccaaaatagttaggcatagaatccctcacttacgcaatatgtcctctgatgctgtattgtcttctctttccttgtctaatcttcagaatctcagacttaaaacggacttcaactttctacacagcATATTGAACTCGACTTTAGACTGcactgaactcctctctctgttgaattttagaataccgtctcgttccacccgctcgctctctccctactccatctgcctgttattcccagaatctccctgaccaagcgctcacctttatatcgcctctcctccctcctaaattcgcatccctccttccatagatcctttttacctgtcacgcaaaaaattcaccgcacaagctttgacccatatgtctgctaattgaatgttatacttccctactggttaattctttgtttgtttttatattgttattgtattgtgcctaattcatgtatgtcattgttaaaagtttcactgtaaattggcgtcacggctgtatgtgaaatttacttaaataaataaaataaaaataaataataacccatttgtaaaattttaatttagattttaaaatgtaaatacaattttaCCAACTCACTCAACCGCAGTCGGAAATTGATTGAAACCAAGCTCATtcaagacaatttttttttttttggccgtCGCGTCGAGATCGAAACGTTGGATTGCTCTCAAAGATGCCTTGCCTTGAATTGACTTATGAACCCTTAACTCTAAATTAACTTACCGTGGAGAGGCACCAACGTCCAGCGTCTGCTCTCTGGCGGTACTGCAGATGCTCCAGTGAATTGCCGGCGAACGCGTAGCCAATGCCAGGGGTCTTGAGGGGGGCGCGGAGACCCCGTGACGGACACTATGACGGCCTGCCGAGAGAATTGCTTGGATGAGATTACTCCTCACCTTCAATGCTGACACCAATCGGTAACATAGGAGCTCTTAGGTGGATAAGAGAAATGAATACGAGAACGGAATGGTTAAAAAATCTAGTCTTCCCGATGATGCGAGACCCTGAAAGATTTTGTCGCTCAGCGCAAAAATTGTTCCTTCCTTTGAGTGTTtattaaattgcttaaaaatatattacttgattTCGGTGAATTATGTACCCAATCAAAATCATGGAGAAAATATCTAGGATTCAAGAGAGTTCTGAGTGTCTCAATTTTGCGATCGAAGAGGTTTTCGTGAATCTCAATGAAAACCTCCAAAGTTAGAGAACAGATTTCAAAACGAAGGCGTTATCTAAATGCTTCCAAGAAGCTAGGGAATATCCTTCGTTCGTAATGAATGGGTTCTGGCTAGATTTTCTTAATGCTATGGAGAGGTTCTCTGCAGTTTTTGTAAAGGTTTCGATTCAGGGAGGATTTCGTTGAGGCTCCCTAAAAACCACACAAGGAATTTCTCTCGTCAATCCCATTgcttctcgatgtaaacattgcTGCGTAGTTTCCGATTGTTGTGCAAATTCTTTTTTGTCTCCCTCATTATGTTGAAATTTTGATCAAATATTCTCTAATCCTCTTGAAATCCTAGCCAAAGTATCTCCGTGATTTTAGCAAGGGTAGAACTCTATGTAGCGTAGCAATGTAGTATTCTAGCATGTCCATATTCTGCGATGAATGAAGTTTACTTATTCCCCATTAAAGCAAATACATTCAACGATTTCTGCTCAaacaatgtaaatgaaaatatacctGTCTCATAAATCTTTGTAATAAAAAGCATATTATGTGGAAGTAAAGTTACACAAATTGTAAGTTAATTAATGAGAACATACAGTAATAATCAGTGGGAAGAGAGTAATCAGAcaaaaatttctctttcctggCAGAGTACGTAATATACGCCATAACTGTAGGTATTACGATGTTTTGAGTTTAATTTTCGAATCAAGGAGGCATAAACACATGAAAACCTCCAACTTTCGcgagggaagtttttttttctttcaccgtAGCACGGAGGTGAGCCAGTTCGTTAAATACAGATGAATCATGTGAGGTCATCGTTACCCAAGGTGCACCTTCACCCACCTCCACGGCCGCTTGCCAAGCCTCTGCTACGCTGGGCCCGTCTTCTCTCGCCTTCCTGCGCCTCACCGGGGCCGGGAAGGTCCCGGGGAAGAGGCTGCCGAGGGCCCCGAGCAGGAACGAGGAGTCCTCGTCGGTGGCCCCGGGGGCAGAGAGGGCCTCCAGGAGGAGGAGTGGGACGGCGGGGGGGCCCTCGAGGCGGGCCTCGGCGTGGGGCCCCTCGCCGAGGTGGTTGAGCGCGCAGGTGAGCAGGTGTATCTCGGGTGCGAAGGCATGCATGGTGTGGCGGGTCCATTTCAGCGTGGACCGGATGAAGGGGACGGCGTGCTCCAGGGCCATCGCGTGCACGGGGATCGAAGCCGAGACTCCGGAGACGGCCCAGAGGAAGAGGGCGACGGCGAAAGTGGGACCTGTGGGCAGAGAGAATTCGCATATTTCAAATGGATTAATGCTCTCATTTTGTGCACCATTACGAACATTTTGAATTTggaacaatttcaacattttgaaCGAATCCCTTCCATCATTGTCCCctgttttacaaatattttggaGTTTTAGGCGATTTTACTCATTTTAAGTGAATCTATATCCTTTAAAAATCCCATAATTTCCGCCTCCTtcccacaaaaaatatcaaaatggcggaaattcCGATTTTTTTTGTACCCACATTCCGCCTCTTGAATGACattagttcaaaaaatgttaTGCTCAATTAGAATTTTATAAACTCTTTGAATACTATATAAATCTAAAGGTCATCCTATGTGCCACATATTTCTCTCTACCCGACAACCGTTCTGCGAAAAACCCTTCTCTATTAAAATGGCGAACCAAACTTTTCCGGAGATTTCAACGTGTGAATGAGTCAGCCTAGTGAACGCACCCCGCAACACaacatttctcaaaaaaattgttgACTGCTTCTAAGTGAAGTCGAGGCTTGTAATTGGATGCAATAATAGCCAATAGAAGGCCCTGTACGCTACATTCTTGAAAACCGGAATTTCCCGCCAATTTCCcctggaaaatatttaaactcttAAAGTCGTTTTACACGATGATTGATCATTTGCATGATCACTCAAATGATCACGCAAATGAAATTCATGCGCATGATCGCTTAAAACGTCTTCTTTACTCGGCGAACGAATTAGGTGACTATTACTTGGCTCAGGAACGATACGCAGTGATGCGACATTGTACATTGatattcataggcggatctgggggggggtCGTGGGGGGACGGGGGACTTTTAAGGTCCTGGGGGGACGACCCCCCCAGGAccttaaaaatatggaagattttaatgaagtcccattatcattgcgttcgttttgtattaagaggtatccttgtgccccccccccagaacaaaaacCTGGACACGGCCGTGCTTGTGCtctccccccccagaaaaaaaatcctggatccgcccctgttgacATTTCCGATCACCATTGTTGACCACCTGACCATTGTTTTGAAAGTCGTAGACGACGGTATACTTCGTTAACATTTGAGTTTGTGTATAATTTTACATTGGTTTGACCAATTTGGTAGGACTTAATATACAAAGATAtgggagagataaaaaaaattaagagagagtaAAAGGATTCCTATTCATTTCAAGTAATCAGAAAGcaagtaaaaacaaaattaactaaCTCTACCCAGAGCCTCACACAGAAAAATCTTACTTCCCAGGAGGCGAAATTTTTAAGTCCCGGCCGAGGTGTCAGTCGACGACAGGGGCGCAGCGAAAAATTAAgcatagggggggggggggtttaggcgcaaccaatacttggtggtgtgggggtattgcatacccgccaaggtaagcgggagttgcgggggccctcctccagaaacattttaagaataatggatcaaaatggcgagttttacggctttctgagggatattggaTTAATCTTAACACTATGCTAGTaagggtgtttatcccccaaaaacccccctcgctgcgccactagtcGACGAGTCAAACAGTAAAAGCGGAAAATAAAAAGCGCTGATAATAATTGAAGAGCGTTGCAAGGGCAAAGGGTGGTCGATAAGGAGTTTTTAAGTTTGGGTGCCGTCGGGTACTCAGCCTCCACAAAACAGTCGAACAACTGTCATTCCTGTGCAAGAGAAGAAAGGTACTGGGAAGGGAAGATAGGAAGGGCCCTGCTCTATTGCCGAATGAGTGGGCTGCGGCATTCTGATTCTCTTCTCCAATGCTATCTCAAAGCTTGCTGCTTCCTAATTTCCACTAGCGAAAATAAGTCCGCGGGGCTACGAATGTTCTCAATATATACTCAGACAAAAGTCAGCGAAACCGTTTCCCCCCTAATCCGCGAAATTACGTTGAACGCACGGAACGAGTGAGTGTAGGTCCACGAGGTTATTCACCGATACGACAAAATCCAATCGATTCACAGACTTTGCTATAAAACTTCGGAGTTTTGACTGAGCCCATGGGAGAGCAAGCCATGGGAACGTGAATAACACACATTGACTTGAAGAATTCCTTTCCCTAGCCCACCTCtcaattcaaatatttctgcGCAGAGTTTTCAAAGGCAATCTACAAATGCATAATGGGTTAATGcatattcggaggaggcgaccgacagctgaggccatttgcgccatgagggaagggtaggtgagaaacccggcgtcggcattagcttgttcttaacgaaaggcgccaaggggaccacggcttaacgtcccatccgacggacggagtgttacgcttgaagtgtcctccacacaacactcaagcagagatcgggcactctctgaaaaattctctgccaccaccgggatttgaacccgatcccactGGGTGGGGAGCcaacaatctagccaccacaccaacctgatccccaaaTGCATAATCACCGATAAAACTTTGgccctttgaaaataaattaatctgaGAAGGAAATGAGTTAGAAATAGCTTCgcctaatactactctttgcacgaTGTACCGTGGCTCTAGAtcgtataaaatttaaaaatgtaatgtcCTTTCATTTGAAACGTACATTTCATTTCCATCGTAATTACTATCCGTGCCTCACGCATTTGTAAGAACCGACTGACATGCACAAAGTCATCGATTTCCCATTAAGTTGGTTTCGTTGAAAAACTTCCTTCGTTTGGACCCAAAATTCGGGCTGATTTTCCTCAGATTAGTGTTGCGATATAGACAAAGGTTCACCCCGCTCTCCGCTAATGCGTTGCTTCTCATATAACGATCGACTCCCATGCGTCGTATTCATTAGGAACTTCCTCGCTCTTCTAAATTAACCAATTTGACGGTTTAAAGCAAAGCCTTTTCACTTTGGGAATCCCTTTCTTCACTTACATGCACTTAAAATCGCATTAAACGAATTTCAAATACCATTACGTGATTACTCACCAATCGCATTTTGACCGTGTTCCGGTCGAAAGATATTATCAATCGAGGAGACATTCCGTGTGCCGATTACTCGTTTGTCGCAATGGCGAAGTGAATCTCGATCGCATTAATCGCGAGAGCTAGACGACCACCGAATGCGTAGaacggaggggagggggaaagagagGTAATGGCGGACAGAGTGGTGTAGGCAAGGAGGTTGCAAATACACTGAAAGGGGGCGttaactggttccgagcgttgagcgcagtgtggcaagaatgggggtgcttgggtagttAAACCACGCCatctttgaccaaaacattgataataaacgtataagagtcaatgctaactattcggtgaaatattcggtcatgatcgttgttacgttaaaataaacaatCGCAAACGAACAAAGTAAACATTATTTTCTATCaatatgggaaggcttcgtgaaaatatgcctcgaatatttttccccaagaaaaaatcattgtcaatcaccacggttccgctgttccaactagcttagccgaaaataacattatacAAGTGTAAAattccattcccctgcacttctaccgGTAGTTAATAATAATGCAGCCAATGGAAATCATACGATAGCGTACTGGTCGCAATAATAGCTCGaaacgacgatatattatcaccacgatatgactacaTGTACAGTTTAATacacacagtagtatgacgaacga encodes:
- the LOC124155403 gene encoding uncharacterized protein LOC124155403, whose amino-acid sequence is MAGPTFAVALFLWAVSGVSASIPVHAMALEHAVPFIRSTLKWTRHTMHAFAPEIHLLTCALNHLGEGPHAEARLEGPPAVPLLLLEALSAPGATDEDSSFLLGALGSLFPGTFPAPVRRRKAREDGPSVAEAWQAAVEAVIVSVTGSPRPPQDPWHWLRVRRQFTGASAVPPESRRWTLVPLHGGAGGGAVLRVQRGTVWWRRLQYAAARWWLKVRGWAWRGGLRHCIKDYLVEVLWRWVEQGSRGLQRSLSTRARTTDRIHSRIQL